Proteins found in one Paenibacillus wynnii genomic segment:
- a CDS encoding HAMP domain-containing sensor histidine kinase — MLKKLLIVLVSAILTTSIAYLLLLMNVKEGALTDRIAINAIVKLTEQNWGALKGNEYGDSPYEFAILNSAGALLYQTTDGIAVTVNEAINNRDTLIDIIVEDQIVGKIIINNDYSSVFMNLKRQFTIVFLAAIFIQALLCLAFILYLNRNILRPFRKMQLFARYIAKGELDIPLEMDHNHMFGAFTESFDMMREELAAARHNEYLANKSKKELVATLSHDIRTPVSSIKAITELMLLRAMDEKNSRQLNTLYSKADQIDHLITDMFHATMEELNELQVNVTDEFSSLLDTVINNANYYEQIKVGPIPECIIAVDPLRLQQVIDNVVNNSLKYARTSIDIVCEIREGFLEVDIMDFGPGVPDEELPLLFNKFYRGSRVGAQSGSGLGLYISRYMLRKMQGDMVGINRQDGFTMKLLIPLAGYN, encoded by the coding sequence ATGCTGAAGAAACTGCTGATTGTTCTGGTGTCCGCTATTCTAACAACGAGCATCGCTTATCTGCTCCTGCTGATGAATGTAAAGGAAGGGGCATTAACCGACAGGATTGCTATTAATGCCATTGTGAAGCTTACGGAACAGAACTGGGGGGCTTTGAAAGGGAATGAATATGGTGACAGCCCTTATGAATTCGCAATACTTAACTCCGCAGGTGCGCTGTTGTATCAAACAACGGATGGAATTGCCGTTACTGTTAACGAAGCCATTAATAACCGTGATACCCTAATAGACATTATTGTGGAAGATCAAATCGTAGGTAAAATAATTATAAATAATGACTATAGTTCTGTGTTTATGAATTTAAAGCGGCAGTTTACGATTGTATTTTTAGCAGCGATCTTTATACAGGCGTTGCTCTGTCTCGCTTTTATCCTGTATTTGAATCGAAACATCCTCCGCCCGTTCCGCAAAATGCAGCTTTTCGCGAGGTATATTGCTAAGGGAGAGTTGGATATCCCGCTTGAGATGGATCACAATCATATGTTTGGTGCCTTTACCGAGAGTTTTGACATGATGAGAGAGGAATTGGCAGCAGCGCGGCACAACGAATATTTGGCTAATAAGAGCAAGAAGGAGCTGGTCGCCACCCTTAGCCATGATATCAGGACGCCGGTGTCCTCAATTAAGGCTATCACAGAGCTGATGCTCCTTAGGGCGATGGATGAGAAGAACAGCCGTCAGTTGAACACGCTCTATTCCAAAGCCGATCAGATTGATCATCTAATAACGGACATGTTCCACGCCACCATGGAGGAATTGAATGAATTGCAGGTAAATGTAACGGATGAGTTCAGTAGTCTGCTGGACACTGTTATTAATAATGCCAATTACTATGAGCAAATTAAGGTTGGACCCATACCGGAGTGTATTATAGCTGTAGATCCCTTGCGCCTGCAGCAGGTTATCGATAATGTCGTGAACAATTCCTTGAAGTACGCCAGAACCTCCATCGATATCGTCTGTGAGATTAGAGAGGGTTTTCTCGAGGTAGATATTATGGATTTTGGCCCAGGAGTTCCGGATGAAGAATTGCCGCTGCTGTTCAATAAGTTTTATAGGGGGAGTAGGGTTGGAGCCCAGAGCGGTTCAGGACTTGGACTCTATATTTCACGGTACATGCTGCGGAAGATGCAGGGAGATATGGTGGGCATCAATCGGCAGGATGGATTTACGATGAAACTGTTGATTCCGCTCGCCGGATATAATTAA
- a CDS encoding response regulator transcription factor: MRYDCLIVDDEIELAETTCEYFNLFDVSSAYVTNAEACRDFLRENTVSMLLLDINLGGESGFQLCKELRLTTGIPILFISARSSEDDVLVALDIGGDDYIHKPYTLRVLLAKVKAVLKRYGNESSSEPESIQGGPVQINPDLRRASVNGVPLKLKTMEYKLISYFILNKNRVIPKEELFTAVWGDVFAGDGTLNVHIRHLREKIEQNPNDPQYIKTIWGIGYAFEDK, translated from the coding sequence ATGAGATATGACTGTTTAATTGTGGATGATGAAATTGAGCTGGCGGAGACGACCTGTGAATATTTTAATCTGTTTGATGTATCATCGGCTTATGTTACAAACGCTGAGGCGTGTCGGGATTTTTTGAGGGAAAACACCGTATCAATGCTCCTGCTCGATATCAATCTGGGCGGAGAGTCGGGCTTTCAGCTGTGCAAGGAGCTGCGGCTAACAACTGGTATTCCCATTCTGTTCATCAGCGCCCGTTCGAGTGAGGATGACGTTCTAGTTGCTCTTGATATCGGCGGAGACGACTATATCCACAAACCTTATACGCTTAGAGTACTGCTTGCTAAAGTAAAGGCTGTCCTGAAACGATATGGCAATGAAAGCTCGTCTGAGCCTGAATCGATTCAGGGTGGCCCCGTACAGATTAATCCGGACCTGCGAAGAGCAAGTGTGAACGGTGTGCCGCTCAAGCTGAAAACCATGGAATATAAATTAATCAGTTATTTCATCCTCAACAAAAATAGGGTGATTCCCAAAGAAGAGTTATTTACAGCGGTTTGGGGTGATGTATTCGCAGGTGACGGCACATTAAATGTACATATCCGGCATCTGCGTGAAAAGATCGAGCAAAATCCCAATGATCCCCAATACATAAAAACGATATGGGGCATCGGCTATGCCTTTGAGGATAAATAA
- a CDS encoding DUF3918 family protein, which translates to MSMLALGVGTAAFSFSRRRNLNRKSQRQMLQPIRRIF; encoded by the coding sequence ATGTCTATGTTGGCTTTAGGCGTTGGAACAGCTGCCTTTAGCTTTTCACGGCGGCGTAATTTAAACCGAAAAAGTCAGCGTCAGATGCTCCAGCCTATCCGAAGAATTTTCTAA
- a CDS encoding alpha/beta fold hydrolase has protein sequence MSQIYINGYSMYYTDRGQGTAILFIHPPVLTSLNFQYQIQELSGKFRTVSFDIRGHGKSEASKKEITYPLIVEDIRQLMAELKIEKAFLCGYSTGGSVVLEFLLTYPELASGGIVIGGMSEVSDSRLRNKILLGTTLAKFGAVGKIALSVAWTQANTKLSLFRSLFNDAKKGNPKNVEQYYHYSLHYNCTAHLGNIHQPVLLVYGEKDTLFHPYAQLLHQRLPKSELVFVKATKHQIPTKAGAKLNELIEQFVHSCR, from the coding sequence ATGTCCCAAATCTATATAAACGGATACAGCATGTATTACACGGATCGCGGGCAAGGAACTGCGATCCTTTTCATCCATCCTCCTGTGTTAACAAGCTTGAACTTTCAATATCAGATTCAGGAACTGTCTGGGAAATTTCGAACGGTTTCTTTTGATATACGAGGCCATGGTAAAAGCGAAGCTTCAAAAAAAGAGATTACCTATCCGCTAATTGTTGAGGATATCCGTCAGTTGATGGCTGAGTTGAAGATAGAAAAAGCATTTTTATGCGGTTACTCGACTGGCGGATCGGTAGTACTCGAGTTTCTGTTAACTTATCCCGAACTGGCATCGGGAGGTATTGTGATCGGCGGGATGTCGGAAGTAAGCGACAGTAGGTTAAGAAATAAAATATTGCTCGGGACCACCTTAGCCAAATTTGGTGCGGTCGGTAAGATTGCCCTCTCCGTTGCTTGGACACAAGCGAATACAAAGCTGTCCTTGTTTCGCTCACTGTTTAACGATGCCAAAAAAGGAAACCCAAAAAACGTCGAGCAGTATTATCATTATAGTTTGCATTATAACTGTACGGCACATTTGGGAAATATACATCAACCCGTCTTGCTGGTTTACGGAGAGAAGGACACACTGTTTCATCCATATGCCCAGCTACTGCATCAACGATTGCCTAAGAGTGAACTTGTTTTTGTCAAAGCTACCAAACATCAGATACCGACGAAAGCTGGGGCCAAATTAAACGAACTGATTGAGCAATTTGTTCATAGCTGCCGGTAG
- a CDS encoding ABC transporter permease: MNGTIDLLFWQLSAAYLFVLILVVIVRIRGIPREKEIFIASLRMTLQLILVGYLLVYVFKYTHPVYTLLLVAAMLAFSIRTIIKRAKGKLSYAMKRIIAFSMTSGILVSLIFFIFIVLQLEPWYEPRYVIPIAGMIVGNSMTGIALGVNSLIEGMYIQKDKVEAALMLGATPKTAARYIVNQAFDSAMLPTINSMVGMGIVFLPGMMTGQILSGTSPIVAVEYQIAIMLGIVGSVSLSVILFVQLGYRTFFNHRSQLDLEGSGKIQRYRQL; encoded by the coding sequence GTGAACGGAACGATTGATTTGTTATTTTGGCAACTGTCCGCGGCATACTTGTTCGTGCTTATATTGGTTGTGATCGTTCGAATTAGAGGTATCCCGCGCGAAAAGGAAATATTCATTGCTTCTCTTCGGATGACCCTACAATTAATTCTGGTTGGATATTTACTGGTTTATGTTTTTAAATACACGCATCCTGTTTATACTTTGCTGCTTGTGGCTGCGATGCTTGCTTTCTCCATCCGCACGATCATCAAACGAGCAAAAGGGAAATTGTCCTATGCTATGAAACGAATTATTGCTTTTTCGATGACTTCAGGTATTTTGGTCAGCCTCATCTTTTTTATATTCATTGTATTGCAACTTGAACCTTGGTACGAACCCCGATATGTCATCCCGATTGCCGGTATGATCGTTGGCAATTCGATGACAGGAATTGCGCTAGGCGTTAATTCCCTGATCGAAGGTATGTATATTCAAAAAGATAAAGTGGAAGCTGCGCTCATGCTCGGTGCGACGCCGAAAACAGCGGCACGGTATATTGTGAATCAGGCATTTGATTCTGCCATGCTGCCCACTATTAATTCAATGGTTGGTATGGGTATCGTATTTTTACCAGGAATGATGACAGGACAAATTTTGTCAGGGACATCTCCAATCGTAGCTGTGGAATATCAAATTGCCATCATGCTGGGAATTGTCGGGAGTGTTTCGCTATCCGTGATCCTCTTCGTGCAGCTAGGGTATCGTACATTCTTTAACCACCGAAGTCAGCTTGATTTAGAGGGATCAGGAAAAATTCAACGCTACCGGCAGCTATGA
- a CDS encoding ABC transporter ATP-binding protein: MFRLKGVKVKGILSVPELTIIKNTITCIVGESGSGKTTLLRLLNQLDSPDEGEIWFDQCPLSETDPIEWRRNVVMVPQAPIVFKGTVGDNLQIGLSFSDKPAASSEQLMQALHLVCLEKDLAQDAENLSGGEKQRLSLARAVLMDPMALLLDEPTSALDEDTANKVFQRLTGFIRENGKTLVIITHSRSIADTYADLIIEMKDGIPQVGGRVYSERND; this comes from the coding sequence ATGTTTCGATTAAAGGGTGTAAAAGTAAAAGGGATTTTATCTGTCCCGGAATTAACTATAATTAAGAATACAATAACCTGTATTGTAGGAGAAAGCGGCAGCGGGAAGACAACCCTACTTAGATTGTTAAACCAATTGGACAGCCCGGACGAGGGGGAAATTTGGTTTGATCAGTGTCCTCTGAGCGAAACCGATCCTATTGAATGGAGGCGAAATGTGGTGATGGTGCCGCAAGCTCCAATCGTGTTCAAAGGAACAGTGGGAGATAACCTGCAAATCGGACTATCTTTTTCGGATAAACCTGCAGCATCGAGTGAACAGTTGATGCAAGCGCTTCATCTTGTTTGTCTGGAGAAAGATTTGGCTCAAGATGCAGAGAATCTCTCCGGTGGAGAAAAGCAGCGGTTGTCTCTTGCAAGGGCTGTTTTGATGGATCCTATGGCGCTGCTTCTAGATGAACCGACATCTGCACTGGATGAAGATACTGCAAATAAGGTGTTTCAGCGATTGACAGGATTTATTCGAGAGAACGGTAAAACACTGGTCATAATCACTCATTCCCGTAGCATCGCCGATACATACGCTGATTTGATCATTGAAATGAAGGATGGAATACCGCAAGTGGGCGGGAGGGTTTATAGTGAACGGAACGATTGA
- a CDS encoding PadR family transcriptional regulator yields the protein MKEQIYRKLFLGFIQIHILHHAAKEPIYGSWMLDELQEHRYKMSAGTLYPLLRTMETSGLLEREDRNVGGKIRKYYRTTEIGNQVLAEARSKAYDLFKEKEN from the coding sequence TTGAAAGAACAAATTTACAGAAAATTATTTCTTGGGTTCATTCAAATTCATATCCTCCATCACGCTGCAAAGGAGCCGATTTATGGCTCGTGGATGTTGGACGAATTGCAAGAACACAGATATAAAATGAGTGCAGGAACTCTTTATCCTTTGCTGCGAACCATGGAGACAAGTGGTCTGTTGGAAAGAGAGGATCGGAATGTCGGTGGGAAAATCCGCAAATATTACCGGACAACTGAAATTGGCAATCAAGTCCTTGCTGAAGCGCGTAGCAAAGCATATGATCTGTTTAAGGAGAAAGAGAACTAA
- a CDS encoding 2-hydroxyglutaryl-CoA dehydratase, producing the protein MVVVKRKNSNEAVSSLDDILLKFQKEQETALGLDQEKKIQWFDPVPRPFLAKDKSDMTLLFGGLSMIHDYLVEAALKGLGYQVKHMECPDNESLRYGKEFGNRGQCNPTYFTVGNLIKYLVYLRDVEGKSKEEIIGNYMFMTSGSCGPCRFGTYATEYRKALRDAGFEGFRVILFQQTEGLKQASGGESALKLDASFFISVLKAVVLGDILNTLAYRIRPYEVEAGATDAALERSKQYIYKALSERKRLRPSLIRSRRELERVRVDRTRVKPKVSIIGEFWAMTTEGDGNYQLQRFLENEGAEVEVQSVTAWILFLIWAGRFDTIKRMQLREADSGKNGLKGKNPFLRLRMFGLADRTLRMIFQSYAKTIGLYHYHLPDMDEIARVAHEHYNNHLRGGEGHMEVGKLILNVVKQKVNMTVSVKPFGCMPSSGVSDGVQSLIIEKYPNAIFLPIETTGDGAINVYSRVQMMLYKAKQAAQREFELALLEKGLTVGQLQNKQCSMQFARPLQTSRHVVACTAANWVYGLRR; encoded by the coding sequence ATGGTTGTCGTCAAAAGAAAAAATAGTAACGAAGCCGTTTCCTCTCTCGATGACATTCTATTGAAATTTCAGAAGGAGCAGGAAACAGCTTTAGGCTTGGATCAAGAAAAGAAGATCCAGTGGTTCGATCCCGTTCCGCGTCCATTCTTAGCTAAAGACAAATCCGATATGACCCTTCTGTTCGGGGGATTGTCGATGATTCACGATTACCTGGTGGAGGCAGCATTAAAAGGTTTGGGGTACCAGGTAAAGCATATGGAATGTCCGGATAATGAGTCACTACGCTATGGTAAAGAGTTCGGCAACCGTGGGCAGTGTAACCCGACGTACTTTACGGTTGGTAATTTAATTAAATATCTGGTATACCTGCGTGATGTGGAAGGTAAATCAAAGGAAGAGATCATTGGGAACTACATGTTTATGACTAGCGGTTCCTGCGGTCCCTGCCGTTTCGGTACTTATGCCACAGAGTACCGTAAGGCGCTGCGAGATGCTGGCTTTGAAGGTTTTCGAGTGATTCTGTTTCAACAGACGGAGGGTCTGAAACAGGCATCTGGCGGGGAATCGGCGCTAAAATTGGATGCGTCGTTTTTTATTAGCGTCCTGAAAGCCGTTGTTTTGGGAGACATTTTGAATACCTTAGCTTACCGTATACGGCCTTATGAGGTGGAAGCCGGAGCAACAGACGCCGCACTGGAGCGGAGTAAGCAGTATATCTATAAAGCCCTAAGTGAGCGCAAACGGCTTAGACCCTCGTTGATCAGAAGCCGTAGGGAACTGGAAAGAGTTCGGGTGGATCGTACCAGAGTCAAACCTAAGGTAAGTATCATAGGTGAGTTTTGGGCGATGACAACTGAGGGAGACGGCAACTATCAGTTGCAGCGCTTTTTAGAGAACGAGGGAGCCGAAGTGGAAGTGCAATCCGTGACGGCTTGGATTTTGTTCCTTATCTGGGCAGGCCGCTTCGACACCATAAAGAGAATGCAACTACGGGAAGCGGATTCCGGAAAAAACGGTCTGAAAGGGAAGAACCCGTTCCTGCGTCTGCGGATGTTTGGATTAGCTGATCGAACCCTCCGAATGATTTTTCAATCGTATGCCAAAACCATCGGTCTGTATCATTACCATCTGCCCGATATGGATGAGATAGCCCGTGTCGCACATGAACACTATAATAATCATTTGCGCGGTGGAGAGGGGCATATGGAAGTAGGAAAGTTGATTCTGAACGTAGTCAAGCAGAAAGTGAACATGACTGTTTCTGTAAAGCCTTTCGGATGCATGCCTTCTTCCGGTGTTTCCGATGGTGTGCAATCCCTGATCATCGAAAAATACCCCAATGCCATTTTTCTGCCCATCGAAACGACAGGAGATGGAGCGATTAACGTCTACAGTCGAGTGCAAATGATGCTGTATAAAGCGAAACAGGCTGCGCAGCGAGAATTTGAGTTAGCCTTATTAGAAAAAGGCTTAACCGTTGGTCAACTGCAGAATAAGCAATGTTCTATGCAATTTGCCCGACCGCTTCAAACAAGTCGTCATGTTGTCGCTTGCACGGCTGCCAATTGGGTATATGGCTTACGCCGGTAA
- a CDS encoding BadF/BadG/BcrA/BcrD ATPase family protein — MHQLIQGQDGLVIGVDVGSTTVKVTVVSPETRQILWSDYQRHHTKQAEKVLEMLVAVANEFPDIQQENVRVFATGSGSGPIAPHIGAKCIQEVNAVTMAVEHLHPDVGSVIELGGQDAKIIIFKENEETGQKQILTSMNDKCASGTGAMIDKCMIKVGIPADHVGELHFDDSKLHHVAAKCGVFAETDIVNLVKSGVPSTEIICSLADAIVMQNLSVLTRGNTLRHSVLLLGGPNTYLTVLQECWRKRIPQTWQERGYDYPKDKSIDELIFVPDHSQYYAAYGAVLYGLQESRDVGLYLGLQGLKEFIIGGRKAKLSEKAGPPLVVNEDERVQFRRKYSIPNFKPTSFTSGQKVRAVIGLDGGSTSSKAVLMDDRGEILLKEYQLSKGNPIEDTKEILSRMRDKLKDADVEIIGFGATGYAADVLGKTLKADVNIVETVAHMMSAVHQFGDIDVICDIGGQDIKVLFLKNRDIRNFKLSNQCSAGNGMLLQAMADQFGIPVQEYADTAFSAELSPNFSYGCAVFLDADRVNFQKEGYTKEELLAGIALVLPKNVWQYVVQIPRMAEFGRKFVLQGGTQYNLAAVKAQVDYIKQRVPDAEVYVHPHSGEAGAIGAALETLRVVNRRGYSTFLGLNAAIDLRYISRNDESTRCQFCPNHCSRTFIDSETPDGQTARYISGFSCERGTVEDKESVVKLTKQRQVLKRNYPNLVEYEARRLFQHFYEVEPLPKQELLRNDVRLKRGWFGFGSRRNQRQFEHSSPEAIKRRSRIRIGIPRVLNIWSTAPFWRTYFESLGIDERNIVFSDYTSEEMWQEGGKYGSIDPCYPSKAAQAHVHNLLFKCHEKESLDYIFFPCLTHIPTHLENVSDSTSCPIVAGTPKVIKAAFTKEVDFFETKGIVYLDPAVTFAEPNMMKQQLYEAFEEHLQITKDESDFAIEQGWKAMDWMDKEMQEKGRVILEQVEQESRLAILMIGRPYHSDPGLNHGVLEEFQVLGYPILSMRSIPKDEEWLLRFFSEDLKSGRVKHVHEIGDVWPENFSSNSAQKVWAAKFAARHPNVAVLDLSSFKCGHDAPTYGLIDSMISAAETPYLTLHDIDANKPSGSIKIRVKTYAHSLGLHEERLQDLARKKVELQQRLEKKCAELLDSKQDEQAGAV; from the coding sequence ATGCATCAATTAATCCAAGGTCAGGATGGTCTAGTTATTGGCGTTGATGTTGGCTCGACGACCGTCAAGGTTACTGTAGTGAGTCCAGAAACCAGGCAAATCCTTTGGTCGGATTATCAGCGCCATCATACGAAGCAGGCGGAAAAGGTATTGGAAATGTTAGTTGCTGTTGCTAATGAGTTTCCGGACATACAACAAGAAAATGTCCGTGTGTTTGCAACAGGCTCAGGCAGCGGTCCTATTGCTCCACATATCGGAGCGAAATGTATACAGGAAGTCAATGCGGTTACGATGGCCGTTGAACATCTTCATCCTGATGTTGGAAGTGTTATTGAACTTGGAGGACAGGATGCCAAGATTATTATATTTAAGGAAAATGAGGAAACAGGACAAAAGCAAATCCTTACCTCAATGAATGACAAATGTGCGTCAGGTACCGGGGCTATGATCGACAAGTGTATGATCAAAGTGGGCATACCTGCTGATCATGTGGGTGAGCTTCACTTTGATGATTCGAAATTACATCATGTGGCTGCAAAGTGCGGGGTATTTGCTGAGACAGATATTGTGAATCTCGTTAAAAGCGGTGTGCCATCTACAGAAATCATATGCTCACTGGCGGATGCTATCGTTATGCAGAATCTTTCCGTTCTTACTCGAGGGAATACGCTGCGGCACAGTGTTCTCTTGCTGGGCGGTCCGAATACCTACTTGACCGTCCTGCAGGAATGCTGGAGGAAGCGGATCCCACAGACTTGGCAGGAACGCGGATACGATTATCCGAAAGATAAATCCATCGATGAACTGATTTTTGTTCCAGACCATTCGCAGTATTATGCAGCCTATGGAGCAGTCCTTTATGGACTGCAAGAATCTAGAGATGTCGGTTTATATCTGGGATTACAGGGTCTGAAGGAATTTATCATTGGCGGACGGAAAGCTAAACTGAGTGAAAAAGCGGGCCCGCCTTTGGTTGTTAACGAAGATGAACGGGTGCAATTTCGCCGGAAATATAGCATTCCTAATTTTAAGCCGACAAGCTTCACTTCAGGGCAAAAGGTAAGAGCAGTGATCGGTCTTGACGGCGGTTCGACTTCATCTAAAGCCGTGCTGATGGATGATCGAGGAGAGATCCTTTTGAAAGAATATCAGCTTTCCAAAGGGAATCCTATTGAAGATACTAAAGAAATATTATCGCGGATGCGAGATAAGCTGAAGGATGCTGATGTAGAAATAATCGGCTTTGGAGCCACGGGGTATGCTGCAGATGTTTTGGGGAAAACGTTAAAGGCTGACGTGAACATCGTGGAGACCGTAGCGCATATGATGAGTGCCGTTCACCAATTCGGTGACATTGATGTGATCTGTGACATTGGGGGACAGGACATTAAGGTCCTGTTTCTAAAGAACAGGGATATCCGTAATTTTAAGCTGTCCAATCAATGTTCAGCTGGGAACGGGATGCTGCTGCAGGCGATGGCGGATCAATTTGGTATTCCGGTTCAAGAGTATGCGGATACAGCTTTCAGTGCGGAGTTGAGCCCGAATTTTTCTTATGGATGTGCCGTATTTCTAGATGCGGATCGGGTGAATTTTCAGAAAGAAGGATATACCAAAGAGGAATTACTCGCTGGGATTGCTCTCGTTCTACCGAAAAACGTATGGCAATATGTAGTGCAGATTCCGCGTATGGCTGAATTTGGCCGTAAGTTTGTTCTACAAGGAGGAACCCAGTATAACTTGGCTGCGGTGAAGGCACAGGTGGATTATATAAAACAACGGGTTCCCGATGCCGAAGTATATGTCCATCCCCATTCGGGAGAAGCGGGTGCGATCGGTGCGGCTTTGGAAACGTTACGTGTAGTAAATCGTCGAGGGTACTCCACGTTTTTAGGGCTGAATGCCGCTATAGATCTTCGTTATATAAGCCGTAACGACGAGTCGACCCGTTGCCAGTTCTGTCCTAACCATTGCAGTCGTACCTTTATTGATTCAGAAACGCCGGACGGTCAAACCGCCCGATACATTTCCGGTTTCTCCTGCGAAAGGGGGACGGTTGAAGACAAGGAGTCGGTCGTTAAATTAACAAAGCAGCGCCAAGTTTTGAAAAGAAACTATCCCAATCTAGTTGAGTATGAGGCTCGCCGTTTGTTTCAACACTTTTATGAAGTAGAACCTCTTCCCAAACAGGAGTTGTTAAGGAATGATGTCAGGTTGAAACGTGGTTGGTTTGGGTTTGGGAGTCGGCGTAATCAGCGACAGTTTGAACATTCTTCCCCGGAGGCAATAAAGCGGCGCAGTCGGATTCGTATTGGTATTCCCCGGGTCCTTAACATATGGTCGACCGCGCCCTTTTGGCGGACCTATTTCGAATCATTGGGTATCGATGAGCGAAATATTGTCTTTAGCGATTATACGAGTGAGGAAATGTGGCAGGAAGGCGGTAAATACGGCTCTATTGATCCTTGTTACCCTTCCAAAGCGGCTCAGGCTCATGTGCACAATCTGTTGTTCAAGTGTCATGAGAAAGAATCGTTGGATTACATTTTCTTTCCGTGCCTTACTCATATTCCGACTCACCTCGAAAATGTAAGTGATTCAACCAGTTGCCCCATTGTGGCGGGTACTCCAAAAGTGATCAAAGCCGCCTTTACCAAAGAAGTGGATTTCTTTGAGACCAAAGGGATCGTATATCTGGATCCAGCCGTTACTTTCGCGGAACCTAATATGATGAAGCAGCAGTTGTATGAGGCATTTGAAGAACATTTACAGATCACAAAAGATGAGAGTGATTTTGCCATAGAGCAGGGTTGGAAGGCCATGGATTGGATGGATAAGGAGATGCAAGAGAAAGGGCGGGTAATTCTGGAGCAGGTCGAGCAGGAAAGCCGCCTTGCCATTCTAATGATCGGACGTCCTTACCATTCAGATCCGGGGTTGAATCATGGCGTGCTTGAAGAATTTCAGGTGCTCGGCTACCCCATTTTGTCCATGAGATCTATTCCCAAGGACGAGGAGTGGCTGCTCCGATTTTTTAGTGAAGATCTAAAGAGCGGACGAGTGAAGCACGTACATGAAATTGGAGATGTGTGGCCGGAAAACTTCAGTTCTAACAGCGCTCAAAAAGTCTGGGCGGCCAAGTTCGCTGCACGCCACCCCAATGTGGCGGTGTTGGACTTGTCCAGCTTCAAATGCGGACATGATGCCCCTACCTATGGGTTAATCGACTCGATGATCTCAGCCGCTGAGACCCCGTACTTAACGTTACATGATATTGATGCGAATAAGCCGAGTGGTTCGATCAAAATCCGGGTCAAAACGTATGCACACAGTCTGGGGCTTCATGAAGAGCGTTTACAGGATTTAGCTCGTAAAAAAGTGGAGTTGCAGCAGCGACTGGAGAAAAAATGCGCAGAATTGCTGGACAGTAAACAAGATGAACAAGCTGGAGCTGTTTAA